A region of Chelonoidis abingdonii isolate Lonesome George chromosome 8, CheloAbing_2.0, whole genome shotgun sequence DNA encodes the following proteins:
- the GAL3ST2 gene encoding galactose-3-O-sulfotransferase 2, with product MALFATSEKKSKAGLLRQSDFAGEFTVTLNFILDSLDLCFFCRRSRLLGLVTLWLGVIFLAGFFHMNVKITYSYRVWRFSTKHLRPSYPQMNVMFLKTHKTASSTVMNILFRFAEKHNLTLALPAGQSYHLGYPHRFMAQFVEGFKTMGQSYNIMCNHMRFNLPEVRKVMPNTTTYFSIMRNPISLMESSYAYNKFFTPAFRRSKDVNEFLASPWTYYNMSEYRNNVHARNYMWFDFGYDNNAMDTEDYVQRVLAEIEQAFQLMLLTDYFDESMVLLKETLGWELDDVVYFKLNSRSQDTIKSMTPESKEKVKEWCSLDWKLYQHFNRTFWRRIQETIGLEKLDQEVNILRMRQKELMELCLLDPMPIDKTKIKDKKLQPFQSGRANILGYNLKEDMANETLRTCLRLITPELQYMSYLYARQFPEKKRKSTAFSLWRR from the exons gacattaaattttattttggacTCACTGGATCTCTGTTTCTTTTGCAGGCGTTCCAGACTCCTGGGGCTTGTTACTCTTTGGCTGGGAGTCATTTTTCTAGCTGGGTTCTTCCATATGAATGTAAAGATCACCT ATTCCTACAGAGTGTGGAGGTTTTCCACCAAGCACCTGAGACCCAGTTACCCCCAGATGAACGTGATGTTTCTCAAGACCCACAAAACTGCCAGCAGCACAGTCATGAACATCCTATTTCGGTTTGCAGAGAAGCACAATCTGACCTTAGCCCTTCCTGCTGGCCAAAGCTACCACCTGGGCTATCCTCATCGCTTCATGGCCCAGTTTGTAGAGGGATTTAAAACCATGGGACAAAGCTACAACATCATGTGCAACCACATGAGATTTAACCTCCCAGAG GTCCGAAAAGTAATGCCAAACACCACCACCTACTTTTCCATCATGAGAAACCCAATTTCACTGATGGAGTCCTCCTATGCTTATAATAAATTTTTTACACCAGCATTTAGAAGGTCAAAGGATGTGAATGAGTTTCTGGCATCTCCATGGACATATTACAATATGAGTGAATACAGAAATAATGTTCATGCGAGGAACTACATGTGGTTTGACTTTGGCTATGATAACAACGCAATGGACACTGAGGACTATGTTCAGCGTGTCCTAGCGGAGATAGAACAGGCTTTTCAGCTGATGCTGCTAACTGATTACTTTGATGAGTCCATGGTCCTGCTGAAGGAGACTTTGGGCTGGGAGCTGGATGATGTGGTTTACTTCAAGCTGAATTCCCGAAGCCAGGACACTATCAAAAGCATGACCCCTGAGAGCaaggaaaaggtaaaagaatGGTGCTCATTGGACTGGAAGCTCTACCAACACTTCAACAGGACCTTCTGGAGAAGAATTCAGGAGACAATAGGACTAGAAAAATTGGATCAGGAGGTGAATATCCTGAGAATGAGACAAAAGGAACTTATGGAGCTGTGTCTCTTGGACCCAATGCCGATAGATAAGACCAAGATCAAAGACAAAAAACTTCAGCCCTTCCAGTCAGGCCGTGCAAATATTCTGGGCTATAATCTTAAAGAAGACATGGCTAATGAGACTCTGAGAACCTGCCTGAGACTGATCACACCTGAACTTCAGTATATGTCATATCTATACGCTCGTCAGTTCccagagaagaagaggaagagcacAGCCTTTTCCCTGTGGCGGAGGTGA